The following proteins come from a genomic window of Gadus morhua chromosome 11, gadMor3.0, whole genome shotgun sequence:
- the LOC115554770 gene encoding uncharacterized protein LOC115554770, with translation MTTTEPSRAASPVPSTSSSPSQAPCSAWPPLACLQRRKEKLCRTDLPVRSAPGVWLLVGVGVVLVGMCVAVAGYASASSAPKPLQGGRGTSHSERMKLAGPVVMGVGLFIFICSATLLYENRDSALLTLRPAGPGDGAPVLGDEEEGCSPRRPCCSCRDRRHRPHRRCSGDPEQGSWASSLSLAPSLCGDHSDEDHHDVEPGSSSPGRGHGVLAVSLAPGGQGGGQGESPDSGEAHGGGGGGGGGGAEGQQVGVMVVEVEVEEVGGGRLLTCVVHHQEPPGPSSQTLPSSPLDSCNSSEIDFNIRTLLTPPLP, from the coding sequence ATGACGACCACTGAGCCCAGTAGAGCAGCCAGCCCTGTGCCCAGCACCTCCTCATCCCCCAGCCAGGCGCCCTGCTCCGCCTGGCCCCCCCTCGCCTGCCtccagaggaggaaggagaagctATGCCGGACCGACCTGCCGGTGCGCTCGGCCCCGGGGGTGTGGCTCCtggtgggcgtgggcgtggtgctggtggggatGTGCGTGGCGGTGGCCGGCTacgcctccgcctcctctgcGCCCAAGCCCTTGCAGGGCGGCCGTGGGACGTCCCACTCCGAACGCATGAAGCTGGCCGGGCCGGTGGTGATGGGCGTGGGCCTGTTCATCTTCATCTGCTCCGCCACGCTGCTGTACGAGAACCGTGACAGCGCGCTGCTCACACTGCGGCCGGCGGGGCCCGGCGACGGGGCCCCGGTGctgggggacgaggaggagggctgcTCGCCGCGGCGGCCCTGCTGCAGCTGCCGGGACCGCAGACACCGGCCCCACCGCCGCTGCTCTGGGGACCCGGAGCAGGGGTCCTGGGCCTCGTCGCTGTCCCTCGCCCCGTCCCTCTGCGGGGACCACAGCGATGAGGACCACCATGATGTGGAGCCGGGATCATCCAGCCCCGGGAGAGGTCATGGGGTCCTCGCGGTCTCCCTCGCTCCGGGGGGGCAGGGCGGCGGACAGGGGGAGTCACCGGATAGCGGAGAGgctcatggaggaggaggaggaggaggaggaggaggagcagagggccagcaggtgggggtgatggtggtagaggtggaggtggaggaggttgggggCGGGAGACTCTTGACCTGTGTGGTGCATCATCAGGAGCCCCCCGGACCCTCCTCCCAaacccttccctcctcccccctggacTCCTGCAACTCCAGTGAGATCGACTTCAACATAAgaaccctcctcacccctcccctcccctag